One window of bacterium genomic DNA carries:
- a CDS encoding DDE-type integrase/transposase/recombinase, whose translation MPQIIPAAKEYHRKTTRVNELWQTDLTELMLPDWGTHPLGSVVDDFSRFSIVFRRLRNSKGDTVQELIAQAIAETGMEEVPRHERVQLSATTAPATSGARSTAT comes from the coding sequence TTGCCGCAGATCATCCCGGCGGCCAAAGAGTATCACCGCAAGACGACGCGCGTGAACGAACTGTGGCAGACCGATCTGACGGAGCTGATGTTGCCCGACTGGGGCACGCATCCGTTGGGCAGTGTGGTGGATGACTTCAGCCGGTTCTCGATCGTGTTCCGCCGCTTGCGCAACTCGAAAGGCGACACGGTGCAGGAGCTGATCGCGCAGGCGATTGCCGAGACCGGCATGGAAGAAGTCCCGCGTCATGAGCGGGTGCAGCTCTCAGCGACAACGGCGCCTGCTACAAGTGGGGCGCGTTCAACAGCTACTTGA
- a CDS encoding M4 family metallopeptidase produces the protein MVFVIHNYYLNTFDRHGANRMGGLGYWGGGAQSTRTRTSIYTFVDYVSSMCPQNAQYSDYYGDIWLCATMVQIEIVAHEYAHAVAARDYHGSVYSGESGATEEGFCDVMGTAVEKYEYGVNDWIFATDTWFPRSMADPPSIPHVTRGPFPDRKCSPYYWCASGDNYGVHHNATLVGKASYLMSEGTEFNGCYFESFGFDTTQQIFYRAYSTYMVSTSGFQQLMTALQQACTDRYGVSHPEYLNTVTKVLQAVEMDQPGRCSGTPEVAPASAIHAAGVVTCNPVWSAGTMITVTGTGGMPGRTVTARLVSQPAVDTLWAPITTLRSETGQIQGDGTLLIIWLADTIGTFDVIVDENSDEFYQPWADTILSITINGSGVTGRCCYQYGLACLDNATLEQCMSLSGDWDPVSNCVSNPCLPFCWSQTYGGLGHDVGNAIVQTEDCGFVIAGYTDTPSDSSDGWIVRTDVTGSELWSRTIGGIGADGFNDVVLMPGGDVVACGYKHNLGEGVKTDGLSDYRLMATHFGARLLEERVGMSSMMSR, from the coding sequence ATGGTCTTCGTAATTCACAATTATTATCTCAACACATTTGATCGTCACGGCGCGAACAGAATGGGTGGATTAGGTTATTGGGGCGGTGGTGCGCAGAGTACTCGGACTAGAACCTCTATATATACTTTTGTCGACTACGTGTCGAGCATGTGCCCACAAAACGCGCAGTATTCAGATTATTATGGCGATATTTGGCTCTGTGCCACGATGGTCCAAATTGAAATAGTAGCACATGAATACGCGCACGCCGTGGCTGCTCGCGATTATCATGGGTCAGTCTACAGTGGTGAATCCGGTGCGACAGAGGAAGGATTCTGCGATGTGATGGGAACTGCGGTAGAGAAGTACGAATACGGCGTGAATGATTGGATATTTGCGACCGACACATGGTTTCCCCGCAGTATGGCCGACCCGCCGAGTATCCCACATGTAACTCGTGGGCCCTTTCCAGATCGGAAGTGCTCGCCATATTACTGGTGCGCGAGCGGGGATAACTATGGTGTGCACCATAATGCAACGCTAGTCGGCAAAGCCTCCTACTTGATGAGTGAGGGTACCGAATTCAACGGATGCTATTTTGAATCATTCGGTTTTGATACGACGCAGCAGATCTTCTACCGCGCGTATTCAACCTACATGGTCTCTACCTCGGGGTTTCAACAGCTCATGACGGCATTGCAGCAAGCCTGTACAGACCGATACGGTGTGAGCCATCCGGAATATCTGAATACAGTTACAAAGGTACTTCAAGCAGTCGAGATGGATCAACCCGGGCGATGCAGCGGGACTCCCGAAGTTGCGCCGGCGAGTGCGATTCATGCGGCGGGAGTTGTGACGTGCAATCCCGTTTGGAGCGCGGGGACAATGATCACCGTAACAGGTACTGGCGGTATGCCGGGAAGAACAGTTACCGCGAGGCTCGTTTCTCAGCCTGCGGTGGATACTCTTTGGGCGCCGATCACGACACTTCGATCAGAGACGGGCCAGATTCAAGGCGATGGAACTTTACTGATAATTTGGCTTGCCGATACGATTGGCACATTTGACGTGATTGTGGATGAGAACTCGGACGAATTCTATCAGCCGTGGGCGGATACGATTCTCTCAATCACAATCAACGGATCCGGTGTTACAGGGCGCTGCTGCTATCAGTATGGGCTGGCGTGCCTTGACAATGCTACGCTGGAACAGTGTATGAGTTTGTCTGGAGACTGGGATCCGGTATCCAACTGTGTTTCAAATCCCTGCCTGCCGTTCTGCTGGAGTCAGACTTACGGGGGTCTGGGGCACGATGTTGGGAACGCGATTGTGCAAACCGAGGACTGTGGATTCGTGATAGCTGGTTACACCGATACTCCATCGGACAGTTCAGACGGTTGGATCGTCCGCACAGATGTGACCGGGTCTGAACTGTGGAGCCGTACTATCGGAGGAATAGGGGCGGATGGATTCAACGACGTTGTTTTGATGCCGGGCGGAGACGTTGTCGCTTGTGGTTATAAACACAACCTCGGCGAAGGAGTCAAGACGGATGGGTTGTCAGATTATCGCCTAATGGCGACTCACTTTGGAGCCAGACTTTTGGAGGAGCGAGTTGGGATGAGTTCTATGATGTCGAGATGA
- a CDS encoding restriction endonuclease subunit S: protein MKYNPYPKYKDSGIEWIGSVPEGWETIAVWLLFSIGRGRVISNEEIGEHPGEYPVYSSQTEDNGVLGYIDSYEFEGDYLTWTTDGANAGTVFKRSGKFCCTNVCGTLLPKREISLSFFQYAIDRATSWHVRHDINPKLMNNVMASIRVQFPSLPEQRAIAAFLDRETGRIDELIGKKERQIELLQEKRQALISHAVTKGLDPKAKLKDSGIEWLGMVPEGWAVKKVKYLVRFVSGGTPSTTTDRYWGGDIPWVSPKDMKVRVVVDAEDHITTDAVRESATTMVPKGSALMVVRSGILAHTIPIAIAGRDVAINQDLKALVARQSQFDSDFLVWYVEGKQDELLTQWRKHGATVQSLEQEFIANYMLPVPPINEQRAIAQFLFQQAEYFDKFAGKIRSSIGTLREYRTALISAAVTGKIDVRGEV, encoded by the coding sequence ATGAAATACAATCCCTATCCCAAATACAAAGACTCGGGGATTGAATGGATTGGAAGCGTGCCTGAGGGGTGGGAGACCATAGCTGTCTGGCTTCTCTTTTCCATTGGACGCGGACGTGTAATAAGCAACGAAGAGATTGGAGAGCACCCGGGAGAATATCCTGTTTACTCCTCACAAACTGAAGATAACGGCGTCCTCGGCTACATAGACTCATATGAGTTTGAGGGTGACTATCTTACTTGGACAACAGACGGAGCAAATGCGGGCACGGTGTTTAAGCGTTCTGGGAAGTTTTGTTGTACCAACGTATGCGGCACATTGTTACCAAAACGAGAGATTTCTCTTTCATTCTTCCAATATGCAATCGACAGAGCTACCTCATGGCATGTTAGGCACGATATTAACCCGAAATTGATGAACAATGTTATGGCATCAATTCGCGTTCAATTCCCCTCCCTTCCCGAGCAGCGCGCCATCGCCGCCTTTCTTGATCGTGAGACGGGGCGGATTGATGAGTTGATTGGGAAGAAGGAGCGGCAGATTGAACTCTTGCAGGAGAAGCGGCAGGCGCTGATCAGCCACGCCGTCACCAAAGGTCTCGATCCCAAAGCCAAGCTGAAAGACTCAGGGATTGAATGGCTGGGGATGGTGCCGGAGGGGTGGGCGGTGAAAAAGGTGAAGTACCTCGTACGATTCGTTAGTGGTGGAACTCCATCCACAACCACTGACAGGTATTGGGGTGGTGACATTCCGTGGGTCTCTCCAAAAGACATGAAGGTTAGAGTTGTAGTTGATGCGGAAGACCACATAACGACAGATGCTGTCCGTGAATCGGCAACTACGATGGTGCCGAAAGGTTCTGCGCTTATGGTTGTGCGTTCAGGGATTCTTGCTCATACTATTCCCATCGCAATTGCAGGACGAGATGTTGCTATCAATCAAGATTTGAAAGCATTGGTGGCTCGACAATCACAATTTGATTCCGATTTTCTTGTTTGGTATGTCGAAGGTAAGCAAGATGAACTCCTGACTCAATGGCGAAAGCACGGTGCAACAGTCCAAAGTCTTGAGCAAGAATTTATTGCCAACTACATGCTACCCGTACCTCCTATCAATGAGCAGAGAGCGATCGCACAGTTCTTGTTTCAACAGGCAGAATATTTTGACAAATTTGCCGGGAAGATCCGCTCTTCCATCGGGACGCTGCGCGAGTACCGGACAGCGTTGATTTCGGCGGCGGTGACGGGGAAGATTGATGTGAGGGGGGAGGTGTAG
- a CDS encoding CHAT domain-containing protein, protein MTHFVILWACFVVSISVLPATVTAGALPTEFSALSDQEREQVKKGTLTAEMIEVELTTLELQTLELSCDRRTIILRIQLAELYWEEHDLKRAEAEYRIAANSCWECLPIVDSLRIKAQYSLSLVLAAQGFYQISHSDGFLRDALAGCNGSEWCKGKTRAILLRQVARLADQMGDATCRDMYRESLRIFEQEDSGDSTEVAVSLWLLRKSLFENLAREESHEILTRLLRLIELRPGLKNPSRSSVLSAYGEDLHADGDDAAALKFLRDAASMQQLDSASSGCRTARTALLIAECLTDLARFDEAKPFFKSAIETYASCGETNPPYFFVSSSTQFGKELTNHGEFHAAEEVLLHAVSVARDSLPLTEDAHLYLLLELARLYDLTGRSELAEENYFRALTMAELIHPLADPRVANFLEPYAEFCFEQGDYKRALPMQARAQKLWEGTLGSNHPASSLSTGRLSLMLRKSFGVADWAGGVSAARVLQTRAWRARFNQYMEALNLLTEYQLIRLASALQSDASHMYTMIAETPPEEDAVNAYGTDILTLKALVWEVPYARRRSAFTFADPYNQALADSLYAVRAALAKLYIRTSFADSGPESKNRFDELNHAKRQLSEELLARHQDTIISEVLANCNANGIASLLPLNSVVVDYVRYDHDITLRQTEPRYLAYVIRPDSSTFVIQLGGAQAIDSLVSRYVEELTQVQNLDEAEFGRISCELYRHIWRPVRAEVGEVQLIFVGPDGPLNSVAFESLVNSDGAYLVESYQFHYITSGRELNRIYTRGNPDVEPGNGLLAIGDLDFDFAAASSVDSGSPSLTNNQDTSLVAADLPAIRQRSILVRESLLGARWDSLPATREEVESVARAWHDRSGENAQILTESEATEENFKQHCSGKRVLYMATHGFTRVQPVTAEHLAKDADDDYIELIAEQSPLLKSGLVFSGANALVHQTLGQYGEDGIATGEEISCLNLDGTDLVVLSACHSGTGDIVNGEGVYSLRRAFEIAGAKTIVSSLWAVDDNMTRDVMMKTVSQNNLTIGAALRTAMLSRIGELREQNLSDHPYYWAGFVCSGDPRTKLFPDDRGGNSK, encoded by the coding sequence GTGACACATTTTGTCATCTTATGGGCGTGCTTTGTGGTTTCAATTTCGGTGTTGCCAGCGACCGTGACGGCGGGCGCGCTGCCGACAGAGTTCAGCGCACTCAGCGATCAAGAAAGAGAACAGGTTAAGAAGGGCACCCTGACGGCTGAGATGATCGAAGTTGAATTGACCACATTGGAGCTGCAAACTCTAGAATTGAGCTGCGACCGACGTACGATAATTCTAAGAATACAACTGGCCGAACTCTATTGGGAAGAACACGACTTAAAACGAGCCGAGGCCGAATATCGAATTGCGGCGAATAGTTGCTGGGAATGCCTGCCAATCGTGGATTCTTTGCGCATCAAAGCTCAGTACTCGCTCAGTCTCGTACTTGCCGCACAAGGGTTCTATCAAATTTCACATTCCGATGGCTTCTTACGCGATGCATTGGCAGGCTGCAACGGATCTGAATGGTGCAAAGGCAAGACTCGTGCGATACTCCTTAGGCAGGTTGCACGCTTGGCTGACCAGATGGGCGATGCGACGTGCCGTGACATGTATCGCGAGTCGCTACGGATTTTCGAGCAAGAGGATTCAGGCGACAGCACTGAAGTTGCGGTCTCGCTTTGGCTCTTGAGAAAGTCGCTGTTTGAAAACCTTGCACGAGAAGAATCTCATGAGATACTGACCAGGCTTCTACGACTTATCGAACTTCGACCGGGTCTAAAGAACCCTTCCCGTTCAAGTGTCCTGAGCGCCTACGGTGAGGATTTGCATGCTGATGGCGATGATGCGGCGGCCCTAAAATTCCTCCGTGATGCAGCTAGTATGCAACAACTAGACAGTGCGTCAAGTGGATGCAGAACTGCCAGGACCGCACTATTGATCGCCGAATGCCTGACAGACCTGGCAAGATTTGATGAGGCGAAGCCCTTCTTCAAGTCCGCCATCGAAACTTACGCATCTTGCGGTGAAACCAACCCTCCCTATTTCTTTGTTTCATCATCAACGCAATTCGGGAAGGAACTGACCAATCATGGCGAATTTCATGCTGCCGAGGAGGTGCTTCTGCACGCAGTTTCGGTTGCCCGTGACTCTTTGCCCTTGACAGAAGATGCACATTTGTATCTACTGCTTGAGCTTGCCCGGCTTTATGATCTTACTGGTCGGTCAGAACTCGCCGAGGAGAACTATTTTCGTGCGTTGACCATGGCGGAGCTGATTCATCCGCTTGCCGACCCACGGGTCGCCAACTTCCTCGAACCATACGCGGAGTTCTGTTTTGAGCAAGGTGACTACAAACGAGCACTGCCGATGCAGGCGCGAGCGCAAAAACTGTGGGAAGGGACCCTTGGGAGCAATCACCCTGCATCGTCGTTGAGCACCGGCCGACTTTCACTGATGCTTAGAAAGTCGTTTGGCGTAGCAGATTGGGCCGGGGGAGTTAGCGCGGCGCGTGTTCTGCAAACCCGCGCGTGGCGCGCTCGGTTCAACCAGTACATGGAAGCACTCAACTTACTAACCGAGTACCAGCTAATTCGCCTGGCGTCGGCGCTTCAATCGGATGCTTCGCATATGTACACGATGATTGCAGAGACTCCGCCGGAGGAAGACGCTGTAAATGCCTACGGCACTGACATCCTTACCCTAAAGGCGCTCGTTTGGGAAGTTCCGTACGCGAGGCGAAGATCTGCATTTACATTTGCGGATCCGTACAATCAGGCTTTGGCCGACTCGCTGTATGCGGTGCGTGCGGCGCTGGCCAAGCTTTACATTCGAACGAGTTTTGCTGACAGCGGACCGGAAAGCAAGAATCGGTTTGATGAGCTGAACCATGCAAAACGCCAGTTGTCCGAAGAACTCCTTGCGCGACATCAAGACACAATTATTAGTGAAGTCTTGGCAAATTGTAACGCAAACGGAATCGCCAGTTTGTTGCCGCTGAACTCTGTAGTAGTTGACTATGTTCGCTATGACCATGATATCACCCTTCGCCAGACAGAGCCGCGCTACCTTGCCTATGTTATTCGACCGGACAGCAGCACTTTCGTAATACAGCTTGGTGGGGCACAGGCCATAGACTCTCTAGTCTCGCGCTACGTCGAAGAACTCACGCAAGTGCAGAACCTCGACGAGGCCGAGTTTGGCCGCATTTCGTGCGAGTTGTATAGGCACATATGGAGACCGGTTCGGGCAGAAGTTGGCGAAGTACAACTGATTTTTGTTGGGCCGGATGGCCCACTAAACAGCGTCGCTTTCGAGTCACTTGTCAATAGTGACGGCGCTTATCTTGTGGAGTCATATCAGTTCCATTACATCACCTCGGGCCGGGAGCTAAACCGGATTTACACGCGTGGCAACCCGGATGTAGAACCTGGCAATGGCCTGCTGGCGATCGGCGATCTGGATTTTGACTTTGCAGCGGCGAGTAGCGTGGACAGTGGCTCACCAAGCTTGACAAACAACCAAGATACTTCTCTCGTTGCAGCCGACTTACCCGCAATCCGACAGCGAAGTATCTTGGTCCGCGAGTCCTTGCTGGGAGCAAGGTGGGATTCCTTGCCCGCGACTCGGGAGGAAGTTGAATCAGTTGCGCGGGCCTGGCACGATCGCAGTGGCGAGAATGCGCAGATCTTGACGGAGTCTGAAGCCACAGAAGAGAATTTCAAGCAGCATTGCTCTGGCAAACGAGTCTTGTACATGGCAACGCACGGTTTCACACGGGTGCAACCAGTCACTGCAGAACATCTTGCGAAGGACGCTGACGACGACTATATCGAACTCATCGCAGAACAAAGCCCACTTCTTAAGTCTGGGTTAGTGTTCTCGGGCGCAAATGCGCTTGTCCACCAAACTCTGGGGCAATACGGCGAGGACGGTATCGCCACGGGCGAAGAAATTTCCTGTCTGAATCTAGACGGTACTGATCTTGTAGTTTTGTCGGCCTGCCATTCCGGTACAGGGGACATTGTCAACGGCGAGGGAGTCTACTCGCTTCGGCGAGCGTTTGAAATCGCTGGAGCCAAGACTATTGTGAGTTCATTATGGGCCGTTGACGATAATATGACCCGCGATGTAATGATGAAAACTGTCAGTCAGAACAATCTAACGATCGGCGCAGCGCTGCGCACCGCCATGTTGTCCAGGATTGGCGAACTGCGGGAGCAGAATCTAAGCGATCACCCCTACTATTGGGCAGGCTTTGTGTGTTCGGGCGATCCGCGTACCAAGCTTTTTCCGGACGATCGCGGGGGAAATTCTAAGTAG
- a CDS encoding helix-turn-helix domain-containing protein, whose protein sequence is MPGTSEQKQDLLRLVDTAALSIRRCLKQLKLPKSTYYRWQSQGTLADRSSAPRRVWNRLLEEEESTIIANALLDADLSPRQLAFRITDDGGFSVSESTVYRILSATG, encoded by the coding sequence ATGCCCGGCACGTCTGAACAGAAGCAGGATCTTCTGCGGCTGGTAGATACCGCGGCGCTGTCGATCCGCCGCTGTTTGAAGCAATTGAAGCTTCCCAAGAGCACGTATTACCGCTGGCAAAGCCAGGGCACACTGGCGGACCGCTCTTCGGCGCCGCGGCGGGTCTGGAACCGGCTCTTGGAAGAAGAAGAGAGCACGATCATCGCCAACGCATTGCTCGATGCTGATCTGTCGCCGCGCCAACTGGCGTTCAGGATTACCGATGACGGCGGGTTCAGTGTCAGCGAGAGCACGGTCTACCGCATTCTAAGCGCAACGGGTTAG
- a CDS encoding transposase, translated as MARAKYRPEQIIPMLREAEVEIGKGMTVREVFRKLGVQENTYYHWRREYGGLKMDQAKRLKELEVEQPVEAGARGLDLGQADIE; from the coding sequence ATGGCTAGAGCTAAGTATCGTCCGGAGCAGATCATCCCGATGCTTCGGGAGGCGGAAGTTGAGATTGGGAAGGGGATGACGGTGCGTGAAGTGTTCCGGAAGTTGGGGGTTCAGGAGAACACGTACTATCACTGGCGTCGGGAGTACGGGGGGTTGAAAATGGATCAGGCCAAGCGGCTGAAGGAGTTAGAAGTTGAACAGCCGGTTGAAGCGGGTGCTCGCGGACTTGACCTTGGACAAGCAGATATTGAGTGA
- a CDS encoding transposase — MGSVVDDFSRFSIVFRRLRNSKGDTVQELIAQAIAETGMEEVPRHERVQLLSDNGACYKWGAFNSYLKSLGIRHIFSMRNHPQTNGKVERLNRTAKDKLQLIVHASPEAFDRALEAFRHWYNYEHYHKGIGNLHPADVYFGRAEAILKQRQLLKEQTKKARKQANLNPNQKPRRKRNLRTKSLH, encoded by the coding sequence TTGGGCAGTGTGGTGGATGACTTCAGCCGGTTCTCGATCGTGTTCCGCCGCTTGCGCAACTCGAAAGGCGACACGGTGCAGGAGCTGATCGCGCAGGCGATTGCCGAGACCGGCATGGAAGAAGTGCCGCGTCACGAGCGGGTGCAGCTCCTCAGCGACAACGGCGCCTGCTACAAGTGGGGCGCGTTCAACAGCTACTTGAAGAGTCTGGGGATCCGGCACATCTTCTCGATGCGCAATCATCCCCAGACCAACGGCAAGGTCGAGCGTCTGAACCGCACGGCCAAGGATAAGCTGCAGCTGATCGTGCATGCCTCACCCGAGGCGTTCGACCGCGCGCTGGAGGCGTTCCGGCACTGGTACAACTACGAACACTACCACAAAGGCATCGGCAATCTGCACCCTGCCGACGTCTACTTCGGCCGCGCCGAAGCCATCCTCAAACAGCGGCAACTGCTCAAAGAACAAACCAAAAAGGCCCGTAAACAGGCCAATCTAAATCCTAACCAAAAACCACGAAGGAAACGTAACTTACGAACCAAATCCCTCCACTAA
- a CDS encoding zf-HC2 domain-containing protein — MSNHDFIACVNPTIGAKLLSYGLGNLPEEEKNEFEEHLLLCPACQSELKAAGQMLKAMSVGKGELARKLQGEPERKESPGITPRVYLWPIVAAAACLIGLIYWAAQPSRDNRPISSVQVLADTHDIATDRLDTATLVRVDSMKVDSVSQSKRFAALATKLPLAYIMLNPRGQAANNRENFELAMRDYQDKNYRAAAEQLRKLAQSDSVDTEQLLYWGVSAYMTGNTSEAIRVFDRTEKLKPRTTRLAQVRWYRANAKLVAGDLTGAKRDLQLVAGSEADLSRDAKELLTKLQ, encoded by the coding sequence ATGAGCAATCACGATTTCATCGCGTGCGTCAACCCTACAATCGGTGCCAAGCTGCTTTCCTATGGACTCGGAAACCTTCCGGAGGAAGAGAAGAACGAGTTTGAAGAGCATTTGCTGTTGTGTCCGGCATGTCAGTCAGAATTAAAGGCTGCCGGTCAAATGCTCAAGGCCATGTCCGTCGGCAAAGGTGAGTTGGCGCGAAAGCTCCAGGGCGAACCCGAGCGCAAGGAGTCACCGGGAATCACCCCGAGAGTATATCTTTGGCCCATTGTCGCGGCGGCGGCATGTCTGATTGGATTGATCTACTGGGCTGCCCAGCCCAGCCGGGATAACAGACCGATTTCGTCGGTTCAAGTGCTGGCAGATACCCACGATATCGCGACCGATAGACTTGACACAGCCACGCTTGTTCGGGTTGACAGCATGAAAGTTGATTCCGTGTCTCAAAGCAAGCGTTTCGCGGCGCTAGCAACGAAACTCCCGTTGGCTTACATTATGCTGAACCCTCGCGGTCAGGCTGCCAACAATCGCGAAAACTTCGAACTGGCGATGCGGGATTATCAAGACAAGAATTATCGTGCCGCCGCAGAACAGTTGCGCAAGCTGGCTCAGAGCGATTCAGTCGACACAGAGCAGCTACTCTATTGGGGAGTTTCGGCTTACATGACAGGAAATACGTCAGAAGCAATTCGCGTCTTCGACCGCACGGAGAAGTTGAAGCCCCGCACAACCCGACTCGCCCAAGTACGCTGGTATCGTGCTAACGCCAAACTGGTCGCGGGGGACTTAACGGGCGCAAAGCGGGATTTGCAGCTTGTCGCGGGAAGCGAGGCCGATTTGTCCCGGGACGCAAAGGAACTATTGACAAAGCTCCAGTAG
- a CDS encoding transposase, giving the protein MPRRKKQAAAAAPKESAAQLIKTVRRQTRTKYSAEDKIRIVLEGLRGDHPVAALCRREGVSANVYYNWLKEFMEAGKARLKGGGEKKSLLKRKAKRYARHTSEQKQDLLRLVDSTPLSIRRCLKRLKLPKSTYYRWQNQGTLADRSSAPRRVWNRLLEEEESTIIANALPDADLSPRQLAFRITDDGGFSVSESTVYRILKRNGLARELPQIIPAAKEYHRKTTRVNERWQTDLTELMLPDWGHASVGQCGG; this is encoded by the coding sequence ATGCCCAGGCGGAAGAAGCAGGCTGCGGCGGCAGCGCCGAAAGAAAGCGCAGCGCAGTTGATCAAGACGGTGCGGCGGCAGACGCGCACGAAGTACAGCGCGGAGGACAAGATCCGCATCGTGCTGGAAGGACTGCGGGGCGATCATCCGGTGGCGGCGTTGTGCCGTCGGGAAGGCGTGAGCGCCAACGTGTACTACAATTGGCTGAAGGAGTTCATGGAAGCGGGCAAGGCGCGCTTGAAGGGCGGCGGTGAAAAAAAGTCTCTTCTGAAGCGTAAGGCCAAGCGTTATGCCCGGCACACGTCCGAGCAGAAGCAGGATCTGTTGCGGCTGGTGGATAGCACACCGCTGTCGATCCGCCGTTGCTTGAAGCGTTTGAAGCTTCCCAAGAGCACGTACTACCGCTGGCAGAACCAGGGAACGCTCGCGGACCGGTCTTCGGCGCCGCGGCGGGTCTGGAACCGGCTCTTGGAAGAAGAAGAGAGCACGATCATCGCCAACGCATTGCCCGATGCTGATCTGTCGCCGCGCCAACTGGCGTTCAGGATTACCGATGACGGCGGGTTCAGTGTCAGCGAGAGCACGGTCTACCGCATTCTGAAGCGCAACGGGTTAGCGCGCGAGTTGCCGCAGATCATCCCGGCGGCCAAAGAGTATCACCGCAAGACGACGCGCGTGAACGAACGGTGGCAGACCGATCTGACGGAGCTGATGTTGCCCGACTGGGGGCACGCATCCGTTGGGCAGTGTGGTGGATGA
- a CDS encoding sigma-70 family RNA polymerase sigma factor, whose protein sequence is MSETARKSPLKRSFERLDIDELFGLAFAGDEDALDEFCARIRPGLVQIASFRVGNISREDAEDLAHESLLIFVQKHGEVTASPTAFVRAILYNLIGNYLRKRQTGRFLNGNGHADQSSGAQLTEIKGNHELQVENHDLLERAERAISTMSEPCRTLLIGLIEGQDVKTLWERSLELDSNLKRSAFDRRLYLCRRRLWAILGIDL, encoded by the coding sequence ATGAGTGAAACTGCGCGCAAATCGCCGCTCAAGCGGTCTTTCGAAAGGCTCGACATAGACGAGCTTTTTGGGCTTGCGTTCGCCGGAGATGAAGATGCGTTGGACGAGTTCTGCGCGCGCATTCGGCCCGGTTTGGTTCAGATCGCGTCGTTCCGGGTTGGAAACATTTCGCGTGAAGATGCAGAAGATTTGGCACATGAGTCGCTACTGATTTTTGTGCAGAAGCACGGCGAAGTCACGGCGTCGCCGACTGCATTCGTCCGGGCAATCCTCTACAACTTGATCGGTAACTATCTTCGGAAACGCCAGACGGGAAGATTCTTAAACGGCAATGGGCATGCGGATCAATCAAGTGGAGCCCAACTCACGGAGATTAAGGGCAATCATGAGCTGCAAGTTGAAAATCACGACTTGCTTGAGCGAGCGGAGCGGGCCATCTCAACAATGAGTGAGCCATGCCGCACGTTGCTGATCGGTCTGATTGAAGGACAGGATGTAAAGACACTGTGGGAGCGCTCCCTTGAACTCGACTCTAATTTGAAACGGTCGGCGTTCGATCGCAGGCTCTATCTCTGCCGCAGAAGACTCTGGGCTATTTTAGGGATTGACCTATGA
- a CDS encoding transposase, which yields MYHRRRRADHAQAEEAGCGGSAESAAQLIKTVRRQTRTKYSAEDKIRIVLEGLRGDHPVAALCRREGVSANVYYNWLKEFMEAGKARLKGEAVRGATKGEVESYRRQNESCVRRWPI from the coding sequence ATGTATCATCGAAGAAGGAGGGCTGACCATGCCCAGGCGGAAGAAGCAGGCTGCGGCGGCAGCGCCGAAAGCGCAGCGCAGTTGATCAAGACGGTGCGGCGGCAGACGCGCACGAAGTACAGCGCGGAGGACAAGATCCGCATCGTGCTGGAAGGACTGCGGGGCGATCATCCGGTGGCGGCGTTATGCCGCCGGGAAGGCGTGAGCGCCAACGTGTACTACAACTGGCTGAAGGAGTTCATGGAAGCGGGCAAGGCGCGCTTGAAAGGCGAAGCGGTGCGCGGCGCGACCAAAGGGGAAGTGGAGTCCTATCGTCGTCAGAACGAAAGCTGCGTCAGACGGTGGCCGATCTGA